In the Candidatus Delongbacteria bacterium genome, one interval contains:
- a CDS encoding T9SS type A sorting domain-containing protein, with product MIKLFVILILVISLFSNEVSLNMIEIGDLNRASDVSIVDINNDDLLDIITTAYNDGVVVFINEGNFSFRRVPVAAYYEKPFSRSIRGKLHDETKLDFNNDGFADMLSCAMDDNSLTLWLNNQDETFTEVVIDSMIMGSHTVDVQDLNNDNLVDILVSGKTNDLCYYINKGNLNFERYRFNNNGSFMTFVHSEDVDGNGKNDILAVDYAKGDLYYYAQMDSLEFDSVFVDNINGMHTAMLKDFDNDGDFDILGAAYLGCKFVVWKNDGNGNFDIVFDKFAWGGSWLDMVDLDDDGDQDLIGTAEFDDYHFDFTWFENLEDSGDEEEWLFTTRDIEHTINKASCVKAGDLNNDGKPDLVIASNGGQKLLVYENQGLVEISENTIPLNQSLLRCYPNPFNPHTNIHFHIVNRGNVEVIIYNSLGQIVFSNQLGMVDSGDYSIKFDATSLNSGVYFCKLQNNGEGRAVVKLSLLK from the coding sequence ATGATTAAGTTATTTGTAATTCTTATACTGGTAATTTCTTTATTTTCAAATGAAGTCTCTTTGAATATGATTGAAATAGGAGATTTAAATAGGGCTAGTGATGTCTCAATCGTTGATATTAATAATGACGATCTTTTAGACATTATTACTACTGCATATAACGATGGTGTTGTTGTTTTTATAAATGAAGGTAATTTTAGCTTTAGAAGAGTACCTGTGGCGGCATATTATGAAAAGCCATTTAGCAGGAGTATACGTGGTAAATTACATGATGAAACAAAGCTCGATTTTAATAATGATGGGTTTGCCGATATGTTATCATGTGCAATGGATGATAACAGCCTGACTTTATGGTTGAATAATCAGGATGAAACTTTTACTGAAGTTGTCATCGATTCAATGATTATGGGATCACATACCGTTGATGTTCAGGATTTGAATAATGATAATCTAGTTGATATACTTGTTTCGGGTAAAACTAATGATCTTTGCTATTACATTAACAAAGGGAATTTGAATTTTGAAAGGTATCGTTTTAACAACAATGGTTCATTTATGACTTTTGTTCATTCCGAAGATGTTGATGGAAATGGAAAAAATGACATTCTTGCCGTTGACTATGCCAAGGGAGATCTTTATTACTATGCTCAAATGGATAGTCTTGAGTTTGATAGCGTCTTTGTAGATAATATCAATGGAATGCATACTGCCATGCTTAAGGATTTCGATAATGATGGTGATTTCGATATTCTTGGAGCAGCATATTTAGGTTGTAAATTTGTAGTTTGGAAAAATGATGGAAATGGTAATTTTGACATAGTTTTTGATAAATTTGCCTGGGGTGGTTCCTGGCTTGACATGGTTGATTTAGATGACGATGGCGATCAGGATCTTATAGGAACTGCAGAGTTTGATGATTATCATTTTGATTTTACTTGGTTCGAAAATCTTGAAGATAGTGGCGATGAAGAGGAGTGGTTATTTACGACCAGAGATATTGAACATACAATAAATAAAGCCAGTTGTGTTAAAGCAGGTGATTTGAATAACGATGGTAAACCTGATCTAGTAATTGCTTCAAATGGTGGGCAGAAATTATTGGTTTATGAAAATCAAGGTTTGGTTGAAATTAGTGAAAATACTATCCCGCTAAACCAATCATTACTTAGATGTTATCCGAACCCTTTTAATCCTCATACAAATATACATTTTCATATTGTTAATCGTGGTAACGTAGAAGTAATAATCTATAATAGTCTTGGACAGATAGTTTTTTCTAATCAACTAGGAATGGTTGACAGTGGTGATTATTCCATTAAATTTGATGCAACGAGTTTAAACTCAGGTGTTTATTTTTGTAAACTGCAAAATAATGGAGAAGGAAGAGCTGTGGTTAAACTTAGTTTACTGAAATAG
- a CDS encoding peptidylprolyl isomerase, with the protein MISINDFIISEKEFDIALVEFKNQTKSAKVNMGQLQYLADQLIDAKLLLDEAVRSNFIVAETDVDNTIANIVKQLGSEENFEKYLSHHNIDLENFKNKIKGNITLSKFIQANYIDKINVSEEDVMKYYKSNPDKFKVQAQVKASHILFNKTDLAAAESVKEMIDNGENFAELAKEHSQCPSGQNGGDLGYFGKGQMVKEFEEASFEAEVNKVVGPVKTQFGYHLILVTDKIKHKNYEYDEVRENLTKEMKNQIVNHHIKKKVDELRKQSKIAIDMIVLNSKAN; encoded by the coding sequence TTGATATCGATCAATGACTTTATAATCAGCGAAAAAGAGTTTGATATAGCTCTAGTAGAGTTCAAAAATCAAACAAAATCTGCTAAAGTAAACATGGGGCAACTTCAGTATTTAGCGGACCAACTAATAGATGCAAAACTTCTGCTTGATGAAGCTGTAAGATCAAATTTTATCGTTGCTGAAACTGATGTTGATAATACAATTGCAAACATTGTAAAACAGCTTGGTTCAGAAGAAAATTTTGAAAAATATCTTTCTCATCACAATATAGATCTTGAAAACTTTAAGAATAAGATCAAGGGAAATATCACTCTTTCAAAATTTATTCAAGCTAATTACATTGACAAAATAAATGTAAGCGAAGAAGATGTAATGAAATATTACAAATCAAATCCTGATAAGTTTAAAGTTCAAGCACAAGTTAAAGCTTCTCATATCCTTTTCAATAAAACTGATTTAGCAGCTGCTGAAAGCGTAAAAGAGATGATTGATAATGGTGAAAATTTTGCTGAACTTGCAAAAGAACATTCTCAATGTCCAAGCGGTCAAAATGGTGGAGATCTTGGTTATTTTGGTAAAGGTCAAATGGTTAAAGAGTTTGAAGAAGCTTCTTTTGAGGCTGAAGTTAACAAAGTAGTTGGACCTGTTAAAACTCAATTTGGTTATCACCTAATTCTAGTTACTGATAAAATTAAGCATAAAAATTATGAGTACGATGAAGTTAGAGAAAACCTTACAAAAGAGATGAAGAATCAGATAGTTAATCATCATATTAAGAAAAAAGTTGATGAACTTAGAAAGCAATCTAAAATTGCTATCGATATGATTGTTTTAAATTCTAAAGCGAATTAG
- a CDS encoding peroxiredoxin, translating to MVLVGRKAPEFKATALVDGKDFKEISLSDYNGKYVLLFFYPLDFTFVCPTEIHAFQDKLEEFKRRGVEVIGVSVDSQFSHLNWVNSPRSEGGIAGTTYPLIADLNKTITRDYDVEVPGSGIAFRANFLIDRNGYVQHQSINNTDIGRNVDELIRLVDALKFTEEHGEVCPANWSEGVKSMKPNQEGLKEYFN from the coding sequence ATGGTATTGGTAGGAAGAAAAGCCCCAGAATTCAAAGCTACAGCACTTGTAGATGGTAAAGATTTTAAAGAAATCTCTCTTTCAGATTATAATGGTAAATATGTTCTTTTATTTTTCTATCCTCTAGACTTTACTTTTGTTTGTCCAACTGAAATTCATGCTTTCCAAGACAAACTGGAAGAGTTTAAAAGAAGAGGTGTAGAGGTTATTGGTGTTTCAGTTGATTCTCAATTCTCACATTTAAATTGGGTGAATTCTCCAAGGAGTGAAGGTGGAATAGCTGGAACGACTTATCCTTTAATTGCAGATCTAAACAAGACAATAACTAGAGATTATGACGTTGAAGTTCCTGGATCAGGAATTGCTTTCAGAGCTAATTTTCTTATTGATAGAAATGGTTATGTTCAGCATCAGTCTATAAACAATACTGATATTGGTAGGAATGTCGATGAACTTATCAGACTTGTTGATGCTCTGAAATTTACTGAAGAACACGGTGAAGTTTGTCCAGCAAACTGGAGTGAAGGGGTTAAATCAATGAAACCAAATCAAGAAGGTTTGAAAGAATATTTTAATTAA
- a CDS encoding choice-of-anchor J domain-containing protein yields the protein MKNMLKLFVLVLIIVSSLFAQFDKCPILTGKYKPSAKDLFDIQGSFDTQAAAWQAVATDGNYIYTTKWSGVGEFEKYDMNGTFIEAFTIADAAAIRDFAYDGEYFYGSPANTTLFKLDLGNQLLVEVITVSGVDGIRHLSYASETDTFWGGNWTSLYEFDRSGTVIQSISGVSDAYGSAYDNWTSGGPYLWVYNQGGSGATLQQLDIATTSFTGVTYDVLANVPGTIPGTSIAGGAESTDLYLPGTASLLCNIQQDPNMIVIFELANTTDPQAPAQVQNVSIVPGAMGFMETELSWTNPTTAVNGSALNDLTEIIVYRDEEIIQTFENPQIGGVLSFTDHPDNGGYKKYKIIPFNSYGAGEFYTETVWVGSDVPGKVTDLTLEIDYQNEDVILNWVNPVIGGHGGYMSEIISYEIERNDGQIFVLDGIHTTFTDENPPSTPYFIYRICVENEVGYGDYNEVYYYWNPTGYLIYEEFETFPPEGWTISGGENWVQGTTNNAGGTAPEAMFNWNPATVGDQYLITPALNVEGTSKATASVTFKHCVNHYGLGYDLKFVYSTDMTNWTEIWSITPDASVSAEELNFGIQVDPGQVYFAWLFSGDSFQINYWYIDDVMIEIYDYHFYQPPENVVATLNDNTVSLSWNAPNSKMVPKEDVLDYYEIYRNEEYLGQSDTLSYTDMLSEFGEYTYSVKAIYEDGGHSFAVYSNTINYLNVTTWVPQWVEYGNIDDYEYLSFGIGGSPAKYAITFDFSMYENAYLSSIQTGTVESQTNATWQVVEVINNEPSDIVIGNLEGSFNTIAEEAKTINIMDYDNDLGGQKVSFVIGSHTSMLGLDITSPGNENGDWINVGYGWVHLSSTNIIGNWFIRAYVNNGVGVEEILPGTTTLLQNYPNPFNPTTTINFFSNINGKVELNIFNSNGELVKNLMNENIKAGNHSVMFDATEFNSGVYFYTLKTPTKTLTKKMALVK from the coding sequence ATGAAAAATATGCTTAAGCTTTTTGTTTTGGTGCTAATCATTGTTTCTTCTCTTTTTGCTCAATTTGATAAATGTCCTATTCTCACTGGTAAGTACAAACCTTCCGCCAAAGATCTGTTTGATATTCAAGGAAGTTTTGATACTCAAGCAGCTGCTTGGCAAGCAGTTGCTACAGATGGAAATTACATTTATACTACTAAATGGAGTGGTGTAGGTGAATTTGAAAAATATGATATGAACGGAACATTTATAGAGGCATTCACAATTGCTGATGCTGCAGCAATCAGAGATTTTGCTTATGATGGAGAGTATTTTTATGGTTCACCTGCAAATACTACTCTTTTCAAGTTAGATTTAGGAAATCAACTTTTGGTTGAGGTTATTACGGTTTCAGGAGTTGATGGAATCAGACATTTATCCTATGCTTCTGAGACTGATACATTTTGGGGTGGTAATTGGACTTCTCTTTATGAATTTGACAGATCTGGGACAGTAATCCAGTCAATTTCAGGAGTTTCTGATGCTTATGGATCTGCCTATGATAACTGGACTTCTGGTGGTCCCTATCTTTGGGTTTATAATCAAGGAGGATCAGGGGCTACTCTACAACAATTGGATATAGCAACTACTTCTTTCACCGGAGTTACTTATGATGTATTAGCAAATGTTCCTGGTACAATTCCTGGTACTTCCATAGCCGGAGGTGCTGAATCAACTGATCTATATTTACCTGGTACAGCATCACTTTTGTGTAATATTCAACAAGATCCAAATATGATCGTGATTTTTGAATTAGCAAATACAACAGATCCACAAGCTCCTGCTCAAGTCCAAAATGTAAGTATAGTTCCTGGTGCCATGGGATTTATGGAAACAGAACTTTCATGGACAAATCCCACAACTGCAGTTAATGGATCAGCACTTAATGATTTAACTGAGATTATAGTTTATAGAGATGAAGAGATTATTCAAACTTTCGAAAACCCTCAAATTGGTGGAGTTCTTAGTTTTACAGATCATCCAGACAATGGTGGATATAAAAAATATAAAATAATTCCTTTTAACTCATATGGGGCTGGAGAATTTTATACAGAAACAGTTTGGGTAGGATCGGATGTGCCTGGAAAAGTGACTGATTTAACTCTAGAAATAGACTATCAAAATGAGGATGTAATTTTGAACTGGGTTAACCCTGTAATTGGTGGTCATGGTGGTTATATGTCTGAGATTATAAGTTATGAAATTGAAAGAAATGATGGACAAATTTTTGTACTGGATGGAATTCACACCACATTTACAGATGAAAACCCTCCATCAACTCCATATTTTATATATAGAATCTGTGTGGAGAACGAGGTTGGTTACGGTGATTATAATGAAGTTTATTATTACTGGAACCCTACAGGTTACTTAATATATGAAGAGTTTGAAACTTTTCCTCCAGAAGGGTGGACGATAAGTGGTGGAGAAAATTGGGTGCAAGGTACTACTAATAATGCTGGTGGGACTGCTCCTGAAGCAATGTTTAATTGGAATCCTGCTACAGTTGGAGACCAATACTTAATTACTCCTGCTCTTAATGTTGAAGGAACTTCAAAAGCTACAGCTTCTGTTACTTTTAAGCATTGTGTTAATCACTATGGTCTGGGCTATGATCTTAAGTTTGTTTACTCTACTGATATGACAAATTGGACTGAAATTTGGTCTATCACACCTGATGCAAGTGTTTCTGCTGAAGAATTAAATTTTGGTATTCAAGTTGATCCAGGGCAGGTATATTTTGCATGGTTATTTTCTGGTGATTCTTTTCAAATAAATTATTGGTATATTGATGATGTTATGATTGAGATTTATGATTATCATTTTTATCAACCTCCAGAAAATGTTGTAGCAACTCTGAATGATAATACTGTATCCTTGAGTTGGAATGCTCCTAACAGTAAGATGGTGCCTAAAGAAGATGTTCTCGATTATTACGAAATATACAGAAATGAGGAATATCTAGGACAATCTGATACCTTAAGCTATACAGATATGCTTTCAGAATTTGGAGAATACACTTATAGCGTAAAAGCGATTTATGAAGATGGAGGTCATTCTTTTGCTGTTTATTCTAATACAATTAACTATTTAAATGTGACTACCTGGGTGCCTCAATGGGTGGAATATGGAAATATCGATGATTACGAATATCTCAGTTTTGGAATTGGTGGGAGCCCCGCTAAATATGCAATTACCTTCGATTTCAGTATGTATGAAAACGCTTATCTTAGCTCTATACAAACTGGAACAGTTGAAAGTCAAACAAATGCTACATGGCAAGTTGTCGAAGTAATCAATAATGAACCATCAGATATTGTTATAGGTAATTTGGAGGGAAGTTTTAATACTATTGCTGAAGAGGCTAAGACTATAAACATTATGGATTATGATAATGATTTGGGTGGTCAAAAAGTATCTTTTGTAATTGGATCTCATACTAGTATGTTAGGTCTTGATATAACCTCTCCAGGTAACGAAAATGGAGACTGGATTAATGTTGGCTATGGATGGGTCCACCTTAGTTCAACAAATATTATAGGCAACTGGTTTATAAGAGCTTATGTTAATAATGGCGTTGGTGTCGAGGAAATACTGCCTGGCACTACCACTCTTTTACAAAACTACCCAAATCCTTTTAATCCTACGACGACTATAAATTTTTTCAGTAATATAAATGGAAAAGTTGAGCTTAATATTTTCAACTCTAATGGAGAGCTAGTAAAAAACTTGATGAACGAAAATATTAAGGCAGGAAATCATAGCGTAATGTTCGATGCTACTGAATTTAACAGTGGCGTTTATTTTTACACTTTGAAAACTCCAACAAAAACCTTAACGAAAAAAATGGCTTTAGTGAAATAG
- a CDS encoding choice-of-anchor J domain-containing protein yields MNFIIKVIFVLMIFSGILFAEPSKSLTFNSVNPNENIKRIFSKKDYSDSVYMKNMNRSSRGLLLESFETFPPEGWTIVGGENWVQGASNNAGGEAPEAMFNWTPATIGDHYLITPEISLEENTKATVCITFKQMIDHYVFGFNGYYLKLVYSSNLTDWTEIWSITPDASIPLEELNFTVQVNSPKVYFAWLFSGDSNYINYWCVDDVMIQVQQSPLPAPQNLVGNLHSYYTVELSWDAPNSGQIVNCLEEGFESGLFPPFNWTIADLDGDNWNWVQSSMWTGNSGNHCATSASYGTTDGALTPDNLLITPPIKVADEMGLSWYVAAQDASWAEEHYGVFVSSSPEPESFTEILFEETLQPGSTQFEVRNVDLTYYTGQIIYLAFRQFNCTDMFWLNLDDIVVGSPAQINAYNKKLDRNNIFSNVLKGGENSEVVDIKRNERILTPPQRDVLYYKIYREDNYLDMTTETEYWDEWYNNWFYRYGVSAVYEEGESEQAFCYLNPIIPMTFRPQWIEYGSLSNYSYVDAVGVEAFPWKAAIEFDFTNLYDANLCAIQTGLKNQENNLIWKVVDLVDEPTDNIIGNLTGTFNCQKEVPTTIAVNSYNYDLFGHKVAFVIESQGNFMALDIATPTNPSGNWAKVGSSEWIHLSDCGLEGNWFIRAYVNNCVGVEEILPGTTTLSQNYPNPFNPTTTISFFSNISGKVELNIFNSNGELVKNLMNENINAGTHSVNFDATEFNSGVYFYTLKTPTRTLTKKMVLVK; encoded by the coding sequence ATGAATTTCATAATTAAGGTAATTTTTGTACTGATGATTTTTTCAGGAATTCTATTCGCAGAGCCTTCAAAAAGCTTAACATTCAATTCTGTTAATCCAAATGAGAATATTAAAAGAATATTCTCAAAAAAAGATTATAGTGATTCAGTATATATGAAGAATATGAATAGATCTTCGAGAGGACTTTTATTAGAAAGTTTTGAAACATTTCCACCTGAAGGTTGGACAATAGTTGGTGGAGAGAATTGGGTACAAGGAGCAAGTAATAATGCTGGAGGTGAAGCTCCAGAAGCAATGTTTAATTGGACTCCTGCTACAATTGGAGATCACTATTTGATCACACCTGAAATTTCTTTAGAAGAGAATACAAAAGCTACAGTATGTATCACTTTTAAGCAAATGATTGATCATTATGTATTTGGATTTAATGGATATTACCTAAAACTTGTCTACTCTTCAAATTTGACTGACTGGACAGAAATATGGTCTATAACTCCTGATGCAAGTATACCACTTGAAGAGTTAAATTTTACGGTGCAAGTTAACTCACCAAAAGTATATTTTGCATGGTTGTTTTCAGGAGATTCAAATTATATAAATTATTGGTGTGTAGACGATGTTATGATACAGGTTCAACAATCACCACTTCCTGCACCTCAAAATTTAGTTGGTAATTTACATTCATACTATACAGTAGAATTATCTTGGGATGCACCAAATTCTGGTCAAATTGTTAACTGCTTAGAAGAGGGTTTTGAAAGTGGATTGTTTCCTCCATTCAACTGGACAATTGCCGACTTAGATGGAGATAATTGGAATTGGGTGCAATCTTCAATGTGGACTGGTAACTCAGGCAATCATTGTGCTACTTCAGCTTCTTACGGTACAACTGATGGAGCGTTAACTCCTGATAACTTACTAATCACACCACCGATTAAGGTGGCGGATGAAATGGGGTTGTCATGGTATGTAGCAGCTCAAGATGCTTCATGGGCAGAAGAACATTACGGGGTTTTTGTATCTAGTTCTCCTGAACCGGAATCTTTTACTGAAATTCTATTTGAAGAAACCCTTCAACCTGGCAGCACTCAATTTGAGGTTCGTAATGTAGATCTCACATATTACACTGGTCAAATAATTTATCTAGCTTTTAGACAATTTAATTGCACAGATATGTTTTGGTTAAACCTCGATGATATTGTTGTAGGCTCTCCAGCTCAGATAAATGCTTATAACAAAAAGCTTGATAGAAATAATATTTTTAGCAACGTATTGAAAGGGGGTGAAAACTCAGAAGTTGTAGATATAAAGAGAAATGAACGAATTTTGACACCACCACAGAGAGATGTTCTATATTACAAAATTTACAGAGAAGATAATTACTTAGATATGACAACAGAGACAGAGTATTGGGACGAATGGTACAATAACTGGTTTTATCGTTATGGTGTTTCCGCAGTGTATGAAGAGGGAGAATCTGAACAAGCTTTCTGTTATCTCAATCCAATAATACCAATGACTTTTAGACCACAATGGATAGAATATGGAAGCCTTTCAAATTACAGTTATGTTGACGCAGTTGGTGTAGAAGCTTTTCCATGGAAAGCTGCAATTGAATTTGATTTCACTAATTTATACGATGCTAATCTATGTGCAATTCAAACTGGATTGAAAAATCAAGAGAATAATCTAATTTGGAAAGTTGTTGATTTAGTTGATGAACCTACTGATAATATAATTGGCAATTTAACAGGCACATTTAATTGTCAAAAAGAGGTTCCAACTACAATTGCAGTAAATAGCTATAACTATGATTTATTTGGACACAAAGTTGCTTTTGTTATTGAATCTCAGGGAAATTTTATGGCTCTTGATATTGCTACTCCAACTAATCCTTCAGGAAACTGGGCAAAAGTAGGTAGTAGTGAATGGATACACCTTTCAGATTGTGGGTTAGAAGGCAACTGGTTTATAAGAGCTTATGTTAATAATTGCGTTGGAGTCGAGGAAATACTGCCTGGTACGACAACCCTTTCACAAAATTATCCAAATCCTTTTAATCCTACGACGACTATCAGTTTTTTCAGTAATATAAGTGGAAAAGTTGAGCTTAATATTTTCAACTCTAATGGAGAGCTAGTAAAAAACTTGATGAACGAAAATATTAACGCAGGAACTCATAGCGTAAATTTCGATGCTACTGAATTTAATAGTGGAGTGTATTTTTATACTCTTAAAACGCCCACAAGAACTTTGACTAAAAAGATGGTTTTAGTGAAATAG
- a CDS encoding ribose-phosphate pyrophosphokinase, which yields MNLLGKLDPTDRLIVPVIPGGRFARKISKELKQPWASDGIIAHFTHDDGDYDPKLLLEGKQGFNDEPRNRLLDKHVYLVASHYTNWSPSLLLERICHTASLCLENGAKVVNLVWSNVRLSGNHLRPGSGNKFTHKDLEKYDGKSLSTMRLARRFYSEGISKIVTLHSHSKNIEEAFGEVYFGDITRGKEVFIDLSAAPIVAHYLYTSGKIKGNGDNGVFISTDDGSRDLGIEIINNLQKLDPTLSNLSWIRFGKKRDPQTGVLKEIFKVETSDNYTGHEGKEKFIFDDIVRSFSSMYGVIDKLGGENYTMYATHAHLTGEAQNLLRSSRIKEIIFSNTMSYNLEDPYYEHQLFPKTTVLKIGNYLANAIPNIVEDGNDHNDFYSAKSPSDIIRLGKLYTLRRGLNE from the coding sequence ATGAATCTTTTAGGCAAACTGGATCCGACTGACAGGTTAATAGTTCCTGTAATTCCCGGAGGAAGATTTGCAAGAAAAATCAGTAAAGAGTTAAAACAACCATGGGCATCAGATGGAATAATAGCTCATTTCACACATGATGATGGAGATTATGATCCAAAACTTCTTCTAGAAGGAAAGCAGGGTTTTAATGATGAGCCTAGAAATAGATTGCTTGATAAGCATGTTTATCTTGTGGCTAGTCATTATACGAACTGGAGTCCATCCCTACTACTGGAGAGAATTTGTCATACAGCTTCTCTGTGTCTTGAAAATGGAGCAAAGGTTGTTAATCTTGTGTGGTCGAATGTCAGACTTAGTGGAAATCACTTAAGACCTGGAAGTGGAAATAAATTTACACACAAGGATTTGGAGAAGTACGATGGTAAAAGTCTTTCTACAATGCGATTGGCCAGGAGATTTTATTCTGAAGGTATTTCAAAAATAGTAACTCTTCATTCGCATTCAAAAAATATCGAGGAAGCTTTTGGTGAAGTTTATTTTGGTGATATTACTAGGGGTAAAGAGGTATTTATAGACCTTTCTGCTGCACCTATAGTTGCTCATTACCTTTATACATCTGGTAAAATCAAGGGTAATGGAGATAATGGAGTGTTTATCTCAACTGATGATGGTTCAAGAGATTTGGGTATTGAAATTATTAATAATCTTCAAAAATTAGATCCAACACTTTCTAATCTTAGCTGGATTCGTTTTGGTAAAAAGCGTGATCCTCAAACTGGTGTTTTGAAAGAGATTTTTAAAGTTGAAACTTCTGATAATTATACTGGTCATGAAGGTAAGGAAAAATTCATTTTTGATGACATTGTAAGAAGCTTCTCATCCATGTACGGTGTTATTGATAAGCTTGGTGGTGAAAATTATACTATGTATGCCACTCATGCTCATCTTACTGGAGAAGCCCAAAATCTTCTTAGATCATCAAGGATAAAAGAGATAATTTTCTCTAATACTATGTCTTATAATCTTGAAGATCCATATTATGAGCATCAACTTTTCCCTAAAACAACGGTTCTTAAAATTGGAAATTATCTGGCTAATGCAATTCCAAATATTGTGGAAGATGGAAATGATCATAATGATTTTTACTCTGCGAAGAGTCCTTCTGATATTATAAGACTAGGAAAATTGTACACTCTTAGAAGAGGTTTGAACGAATAG
- a CDS encoding proline--tRNA ligase, with translation MSQQKRTAINPTRAEDYPRWYLEVIKEAELAENSDVRGCMVIKPWGYSIWENIQRSLDDMFKETGHKNAYFPLFIPISYLQKEADHIDGFAKECAVVTHHRLEQQENGQLKPAGELEEPLIVRPTSETIIGASYAKWVNSYRDLPILINQWANVVRWEMRTRLFLRTAEFLWQEGHTVHATTEEAVEETLKMLEVYRKFAEEYLALPVICGEKSASERFPGAVSTYSIEAMMQDRKALQAGTSHFLGQKFAKASKIKYQSKEGVEEFAWTTSWGVSTRLIGALIMTHADDNGMVFPPMIAPAHIAICPMYKNDEEREVVMSFVDKLIFDLKQVRYHDMKLRIELDDRDIKGGDKNWQWIKRGVPLKLEIGMRDIQKNSIAVLDRTNPDLKKEFIDRDQFVQNIIDTLDGIQQNIYNKALNFRIENTKNIDSYEEFKTYFGGEEDSTTNGGFSMSHWCGCAECETKIKDELKVTIRNIPLNGEKEDGKCIYCGKESKQRVIFAIAY, from the coding sequence ATGTCTCAACAAAAAAGAACAGCTATCAACCCTACAAGGGCGGAGGATTATCCAAGATGGTATCTTGAGGTGATAAAAGAAGCAGAGCTTGCTGAAAATTCAGATGTGAGAGGATGTATGGTTATTAAACCATGGGGATACTCCATTTGGGAAAACATACAGAGATCACTTGATGATATGTTTAAAGAAACCGGTCATAAAAATGCTTATTTTCCTCTTTTTATCCCCATCAGTTATCTTCAAAAAGAAGCTGATCATATAGATGGTTTTGCTAAAGAGTGTGCTGTAGTTACTCACCACAGGCTTGAACAACAAGAAAATGGTCAATTAAAACCTGCTGGAGAATTGGAAGAACCGCTTATTGTAAGACCTACTAGTGAGACAATTATCGGGGCATCATATGCAAAATGGGTTAACTCTTACAGAGATCTACCTATCTTGATAAATCAATGGGCTAATGTAGTAAGATGGGAAATGAGAACTCGCCTATTTTTAAGAACAGCTGAATTTTTGTGGCAAGAAGGTCATACTGTTCACGCTACTACTGAAGAGGCTGTTGAAGAAACTTTGAAAATGTTAGAAGTTTATAGAAAATTTGCTGAAGAATATTTGGCACTTCCTGTTATCTGTGGAGAGAAAAGTGCGTCGGAAAGATTTCCAGGAGCAGTTTCAACATACTCAATAGAAGCTATGATGCAAGATAGAAAAGCATTGCAAGCTGGAACTTCACACTTTCTTGGTCAGAAATTTGCAAAAGCTTCTAAGATAAAATACCAGAGTAAAGAGGGTGTTGAAGAGTTTGCCTGGACCACTTCATGGGGTGTTTCCACAAGACTTATTGGTGCACTTATCATGACTCACGCAGATGATAACGGCATGGTTTTCCCTCCAATGATAGCTCCTGCTCATATCGCAATTTGTCCTATGTACAAAAATGATGAAGAACGTGAAGTTGTTATGAGCTTTGTTGATAAACTTATTTTTGATCTTAAACAAGTTCGTTACCATGACATGAAGCTAAGAATCGAGCTTGATGACAGAGATATCAAAGGTGGAGATAAAAATTGGCAATGGATAAAACGAGGCGTTCCTTTAAAACTTGAAATAGGTATGAGAGATATTCAAAAGAATTCAATAGCTGTACTTGATAGAACAAATCCAGATTTGAAAAAAGAATTTATCGACAGAGATCAATTTGTTCAAAATATTATTGATACTCTTGATGGTATTCAGCAAAATATTTATAATAAAGCTTTAAATTTCAGGATTGAGAACACTAAAAATATTGATTCATACGAAGAATTTAAAACTTATTTCGGAGGAGAAGAAGACTCTACTACGAATGGTGGTTTTTCAATGTCACATTGGTGTGGTTGTGCGGAATGTGAAACAAAAATTAAAGACGAATTGAAAGTTACCATAAGAAATATTCCTCTAAATGGTGAAAAAGAGGATGGAAAATGTATATATTGTGGTAAAGAATCTAAACAAAGAGTAATATTTGCTATAGCTTATTAA